TCAGTACTGGTGGGCTTCGATCTGGAATTTCGATCCGTCACAGATTTACCGCGGAGCATATCTATTGATGGACACTCTTGAGTATTATGCTCAGTTGCACGGCGACAGGGAGGCTCTGCGTCTCGGACGCGACCTCTATAACAATCTTGTCTATTCAGTAGCCGAAAGGCTGCGTAAAAAATCATAGCAAACCTTAACCATGCGTGGTTTGCAGAGTTTTTGCAATCAATAACGGAGGAAACATGGCCACTTTTTTTACTGACAAGGATTTTGAAGCAGAAGTGCTGAAACACAAGGGTGTCGTACTGGTGGACTTTTTCGCCGAATGGTGCGGCCCCTGCAAGATGCTGGCACCCATGATCGATGAAATCGCCAAAGAATATCAGGATAAAATCAAAGTCGGCAAGATGGATGTCGATAAATCCGCCGAAACAGCCGGTAAATACGGGATCCGCAGCATACCAACTCTGATCCTGTTCAAGGATGGCGTTGTGATGGAAACCCAGGTCGGCGCTCTACCCAAAAAAGACCTTACCAGTCTGATCAGCAGATACCTCTGACCATGGAATTACTGGATCTGATCATCATCGGAGGAGGACCTGCAGGTCTGACTGCAGGACTTTATGCTTCCCGTTCCCGCCTGTCCACCCTGATCATCGAGAAAACCGCGCCAGGTGGAATGATCCTGTTGAGCTCGGAAATCGAAAATTACCCGGGAACAGGCAAAACAGGCACATACGCCCTGATGCAGATCATGGAGAATCAATGCCGGGAATTCGGCTGCAGTATCAAAATCGCGGAAGCCCTTGAAATCCGGAAAACAGGACATTTTTTTACAGTGAGAACGAGCGAAGGGGAATTTTCCGCAAGTTCACTGATACTCGCTACAGGAACCCGCTACAAAAAACTGGAGGTGCCCGGCGAGCGTGAATTCACCGGCAGGGGAGTTTCTTACTGTGCAACCTGCGACGGACCCTTTTTCCGTAATCAGGATGTAGCTGTAGTCGGCGGCGGAAACAGTGCCTGCGAGGAAGCCCTGCATCTGACTAAATTCGCAAAAAAAGTCTATCTGATCCACCGCAGATTGGAATTCCGCGCCACCAGTATAGTAAAGGAACGGCTCAAGCAAAATTCCAAGATAGTACCTGTCCTGAACTCTGTTGTGCAAGAAATTCGAGGCAAAACAGGAGTGGAAAATATACTGCTGAGAAATACTGAAAGCGGGGCTATATCGGAGCTTCCAGTCACAGGAACCTTTATTTTCGTCGGCCTGATCCCGAATTCGGAAATATTCAAGAATCTGGTGGAACTGGAGGAAGGTTTCGTGAAAACCAGAGAGCTGCAAACCGACGTACCTGGAATTTTTGCAGCAGGGGACCTGCGGGTAACTCCGCTGCGACAGGTTATCACGGCTTGCGCAGACGGTGCCTCAGCTGCGTTTCTAGCTGAGAAATACCTTTCGAATCTTAGAACTTCTTAATGTTTTGACGCTCCTGCGAGATCAACAGCCAGGCTCCGCAGAGCAGTAAAGACAGGCAGCCTAAGTTCAAGAGCGCGATCCACCACAGTGAAAAAAAGTACGGAAGCCTGATCTGCAGATTCAGGCTGGGATGATCAGCGTAAAACACGGTCAAAGGCATCCTTGGCACAAAAAACGGTAATTGCCTGATCCCTCTATAAACAGTCAGATGATAGGTATCGCCGCACGAAAGGAAAAGGTGGAAAGCAGCACCCCACCTTCTAACTATTTCATCGGGAAATCCTTCGCTCCAGTAAGTCAGCCCCATTTCCTGTTGAAAGTTCAGGTTCAGACAGCATTCTCCGGTAGATTGGGACACATGATTACGGAAAACCTTAAACGCTCCCCTTACATGAGGCGTATAGCAGGCATATACCTGCGAGATCCCAAATTTCTTTATCAGGAATTCCCTAGCTGCCAGATCCCGCTTCTCGCCTTCTCCGGCCAGTTGGCCGGCATCTCTCCAGATCAGAGTAAGATCCTGATCACTGGACAATCTTTTCTCAAGCAGCACCCCGGCGTTCTCCGGGGTGTATTCAGGGGTTGTCAGGGGAGTGATTTCCGGAGAAATATACATTTTCGCCGTCCCGAGCATGGCGAAAGGCGACTCCAGCAGTGGACCGGGTCTGTTTGAACGCGCTAGAAAATCCCTGACTTCGAGCAGGCTCCGGTCTCGAACTGAAAACTGGCTCAGATCTCCCTGCCATTCAATCAGAAGCAGAACAGCCAGGCACAGGTAACGGACTTTGAGTGGCATCCTGCTCAGGCTGACCGCAAGCAGCAGGATCAGTGCGGGAAGTGCGAACATCGCATGGCTTGGTTCATAGACTGCCGCTGAAAACAGTGCGCTCATCAGATGAGAAAAGCCGAAGAGGAGGAGAAGTGGGAAAAAGAGATAAGCAGCCAGCAGCATGTATTTCCGCCTGATGTCGCCGATTCCCGCTCTGAAGCCATGCAAAAGCAGAATAATCATGATGATCAGCCCCCAGTAACCTGTCAGCTGGAAATGGCGACCTTCCAGCATGATGCTGAAATTATCCAGAAACTGCATGAAATTGGCAGGTTTCAGCCACCAGGCATGCAGCGATATCTGATAGGAAAAACCGGGATGGAAGGGCGAGGCTCTGGCACAGACAAGCACCGGAAGTATGCAAACCAGCACAGCTGCCTGCCAGGCCGCTAAAATTGAGAGCGAACGCAGATTCCGGTGTGTCAGCAGATAGGCTGCGGCCAGGAAGAGAAAAGGAAAAACAAAATAATAATGACTGTAAAATCCAAGAACCGATGCCATCACGAGCAGCCAGAAATCCCTTGATTTGCCGGTTTTGTCGAATTTCATCCAGGCCCAGAAGAAAATCACTGAGACAAGAT
The sequence above is drawn from the Candidatus Wallbacteria bacterium genome and encodes:
- the trxA gene encoding thioredoxin, which encodes MATFFTDKDFEAEVLKHKGVVLVDFFAEWCGPCKMLAPMIDEIAKEYQDKIKVGKMDVDKSAETAGKYGIRSIPTLILFKDGVVMETQVGALPKKDLTSLISRYL
- the trxB gene encoding thioredoxin-disulfide reductase encodes the protein MELLDLIIIGGGPAGLTAGLYASRSRLSTLIIEKTAPGGMILLSSEIENYPGTGKTGTYALMQIMENQCREFGCSIKIAEALEIRKTGHFFTVRTSEGEFSASSLILATGTRYKKLEVPGEREFTGRGVSYCATCDGPFFRNQDVAVVGGGNSACEEALHLTKFAKKVYLIHRRLEFRATSIVKERLKQNSKIVPVLNSVVQEIRGKTGVENILLRNTESGAISELPVTGTFIFVGLIPNSEIFKNLVELEEGFVKTRELQTDVPGIFAAGDLRVTPLRQVITACADGASAAFLAEKYLSNLRTS
- a CDS encoding glycosyltransferase family 39 protein; this translates as MIRIGQHKSKYIYIILLFSLWIRIHDLGGFCLFWDELFGRDWNTGRSIGGTIVKILRDDVHPPLYYLMLRPFLSLPLSQEFALRLPSALLGVAGVYVTYLAACALFGLEAGVISALLLAINPMHMFHSQEARMYTLLYLVSVIFFWAWMKFDKTGKSRDFWLLVMASVLGFYSHYYFVFPFLFLAAAYLLTHRNLRSLSILAAWQAAVLVCILPVLVCARASPFHPGFSYQISLHAWWLKPANFMQFLDNFSIMLEGRHFQLTGYWGLIIMIILLLHGFRAGIGDIRRKYMLLAAYLFFPLLLLFGFSHLMSALFSAAVYEPSHAMFALPALILLLAVSLSRMPLKVRYLCLAVLLLIEWQGDLSQFSVRDRSLLEVRDFLARSNRPGPLLESPFAMLGTAKMYISPEITPLTTPEYTPENAGVLLEKRLSSDQDLTLIWRDAGQLAGEGEKRDLAAREFLIKKFGISQVYACYTPHVRGAFKVFRNHVSQSTGECCLNLNFQQEMGLTYWSEGFPDEIVRRWGAAFHLFLSCGDTYHLTVYRGIRQLPFFVPRMPLTVFYADHPSLNLQIRLPYFFSLWWIALLNLGCLSLLLCGAWLLISQERQNIKKF